Proteins encoded in a region of the Ralstonia pseudosolanacearum genome:
- a CDS encoding HipA N-terminal domain-containing protein, with amino-acid sequence MLDVYLNKHLIGQLSCGRSGWAFRYDPRWQTASHGFDLTPTLQRSAGDIADTAKAQPVRNFFEYLLPESARVVPKAAIAALDHLAEHAPNLDGPLTLAPIGHKPINGHADGLTERDLVMQFKESVGRTGPAIPLHVAEPVARYGASPEDEAIRLPFLSSNGLPVSMWLGRFAAPANAAQSSHFVRLDLGEDARLPYATINHCWATLLARSIGLETPFLGLRQFPETAAVVQRLDRTLRCKSDDTALIQARYVVSAVQLLGLSPKYRFLPITVEQVAECARLCADVASTTASLFRWMVFCLLIGGRNASAGTLHFHVGPDGIRLAAHDHLFCAAVYANEWDADALSSLDGERASDVQARYDAIDQDALLALADHLGYDAAQARREVLRLISMLAPQSSFVATHLSQALGHSPTRAAEIDFLGRIHRHVSETARRLGGKSAEV; translated from the coding sequence ATGCTGGACGTCTACCTGAACAAGCACCTGATCGGTCAATTGTCGTGCGGCCGCAGCGGTTGGGCGTTCCGTTACGATCCACGCTGGCAGACCGCTTCCCATGGTTTCGACCTGACCCCGACGCTGCAACGCAGCGCCGGTGACATCGCCGATACAGCCAAGGCACAGCCGGTACGCAACTTCTTCGAATACCTGCTGCCCGAATCCGCCCGTGTCGTGCCCAAGGCCGCCATCGCCGCGCTGGATCACCTCGCGGAACACGCACCGAACCTGGATGGCCCGCTCACACTGGCCCCCATCGGCCACAAACCCATCAACGGCCACGCCGACGGCCTGACCGAGCGCGACCTCGTCATGCAATTCAAGGAGAGCGTAGGCCGGACCGGCCCCGCCATACCGTTGCATGTGGCCGAGCCTGTCGCGCGTTACGGTGCGTCGCCGGAAGACGAGGCGATCCGACTGCCCTTCCTCTCATCCAACGGTCTGCCGGTATCGATGTGGCTCGGGCGCTTCGCCGCTCCGGCCAATGCCGCGCAGTCGAGCCATTTCGTGCGGCTGGACCTCGGCGAAGACGCCAGGCTGCCCTACGCCACCATCAATCATTGCTGGGCCACGCTGCTGGCCCGCAGCATCGGGCTGGAGACACCGTTCCTCGGCCTGCGCCAGTTTCCGGAAACGGCCGCGGTGGTGCAGCGGCTGGACCGCACGCTGCGCTGCAAGAGCGACGACACCGCGCTCATCCAGGCACGCTATGTGGTCTCCGCGGTGCAGCTGCTGGGCCTGAGCCCGAAATACCGTTTTCTGCCGATCACCGTCGAGCAGGTCGCCGAGTGCGCGCGCCTGTGTGCTGACGTGGCCTCCACCACCGCCTCGCTATTCCGCTGGATGGTGTTCTGCCTGCTGATCGGTGGCCGCAACGCCTCGGCCGGCACGCTGCATTTCCACGTCGGGCCCGATGGCATCCGGCTGGCCGCGCATGACCACCTGTTCTGCGCGGCGGTCTATGCGAACGAATGGGACGCCGATGCGCTGTCGTCGCTCGACGGCGAGCGCGCGTCCGATGTGCAAGCGCGCTACGACGCCATCGACCAGGATGCGCTGCTCGCGCTGGCCGACCACCTCGGCTACGACGCCGCCCAGGCGCGCCGCGAAGTGCTGCGCCTGATCAGCATGCTAGCGCCGCAGTCGTCGTTCGTGGCGACGCACCTGTCGCAGGCGCTGGGCCACTCGCCCACGCGGGCGGCGGAAATCGACTTCCTGGGGCGCATCCACCGACATGTGTCGGAGACCGCGCGGCGGCTGGGCGGAAAATCGGCCGAAGTCTGA
- a CDS encoding IS630 family transposase — protein sequence MRLVERSRRRPPQVAAREHGRHGGRRCARRISDTGADRAARAGSSWATAAMSDRDTGRGAQARRLLFQAQPLLAQKKRCEEEFAVKADVLGKLQQAARDQAIRLLYLDEAGFAASPFVQRAWSPRGLPHCVEPHSHCRRSVLGAFDYGQNSLIHAAHAHSIKGPDVEQFLDALIRQDDSRPTIIVLDNAAIHHSISEETRDRWFREHKALLFFLPPYSPELNMIEIVWKHFKYHWRRFVNWTRDTIDAELAELLSGYGSKFQINFS from the coding sequence GTGCGGCTTGTTGAGCGGTCACGGCGGCGGCCGCCCCAGGTCGCTGCCCGAGAACATGGTCGCCACGGCGGTCGACGCTGCGCGCGCCGAATCTCTGACACTGGCGCAGATCGCGCAGCGCGTGCAGGAAGTTCATGGGCAACCGCTGCCATGTCAGATCGAGACACTGGGCGCGGCGCTCAAGCGCGAAGGCTTCTCTTTCAAGCGCAACCGCTACTCGCTCAAAAAAAACGGTGCGAAGAGGAGTTCGCTGTGAAAGCAGACGTGCTCGGCAAGCTCCAGCAGGCCGCGCGCGACCAGGCCATCCGGCTCCTCTATCTCGATGAGGCTGGCTTTGCAGCTTCGCCCTTTGTGCAGCGCGCATGGTCACCACGAGGGCTGCCCCATTGTGTTGAACCGCACAGCCACTGCCGACGTTCTGTGCTCGGTGCGTTCGACTACGGGCAGAACAGCCTGATTCACGCCGCGCATGCGCACAGCATCAAAGGCCCCGATGTCGAGCAGTTTCTCGATGCGCTGATTCGGCAAGACGACAGCCGACCCACCATCATCGTCCTCGACAACGCAGCCATTCATCACAGCATCAGCGAGGAAACCCGCGACCGCTGGTTCAGGGAACACAAAGCGCTCCTGTTCTTTCTGCCGCCCTACAGCCCCGAACTGAACATGATCGAGATCGTCTGGAAGCACTTCAAATATCACTGGCGTCGCTTCGTCAACTGGACACGCGACACCATCGACGCTGAACTAGCCGAACTCCTATCCGGCTACGGCTCCAAATTTCAAATCAATTTTTCGTGA